From the genome of Parcubacteria group bacterium CG10_big_fil_rev_8_21_14_0_10_36_14, one region includes:
- a CDS encoding excinuclease ABC subunit B (The UvrABC repair system catalyzes the recognition and processing of DNA lesions. The beta-hairpin of the Uvr-B subunit is inserted between the strands, where it probes for the presence of a lesion): MNKFKLKSKFKPAGDQPKAIDALLGGLKKGMKAQTLLGITGSGKTFTMANVITKINQPTLVIAHNKTLAAQLCQEFREFFPENAVHYFVSYYDYYQPEAYIPTSDTYIDKEAMINDEIDRLRHAATQSLLTRNDVIIVASVSCIYGLGAPETYEKINLHLKIGDEFVRDELTGRLIDMQFERTNSDLTRGHFRLRGEVLEIMPISEEIIYRIEFSSLDKKNEKVNNIVLIDPVTRKIKSKEQSAWVFPAKHFITKESERKKSLKEINTELEKRLKFFEREGKLLEAERLARRTKNDMEMIRELGYCHGIENYSRHLSDRKAGEAPDTLLSYFPKXXXTIIDESHVTIPQIGGMYEGDASRKRTLIEYGFRLPSAADNRPLRFPEFLSRTGQMIFTSATPGNYEKENSSQTVEQIIRPTGLLDPKITICPITETEKNLSQVDDLLKRIKEKVEKEERVLVTTLTKKMAEDLFEYLHEAKIKANYIHSDVKALDRIKILTDFRRGKFDCLVGVNLLREGLDLPEVTMVAILDADKEGFLRSETALIQTIGRAARNVLGEVILYADNMTGSIRRAFDETNRRRSLQLVYNKRHGITPQTIIKNIKNILPEITETEKQEDAPMKGRSKKQIISEKERQMKEAASRLDFETAAILRDEIKIIKKNDLWGRGRKR, encoded by the coding sequence ATGAACAAATTTAAATTAAAATCAAAATTTAAGCCGGCAGGCGATCAGCCAAAGGCGATTGATGCTTTATTGGGAGGATTGAAAAAAGGGATGAAGGCTCAAACGCTTTTGGGGATTACCGGTTCTGGAAAAACTTTTACCATGGCTAATGTTATCACAAAGATAAATCAGCCTACTCTTGTAATTGCGCATAACAAAACTTTGGCAGCTCAGCTCTGTCAGGAGTTTCGCGAATTTTTTCCGGAAAATGCCGTGCATTATTTTGTTTCGTATTACGACTATTATCAGCCCGAAGCATATATTCCGACGAGCGATACATACATTGACAAAGAGGCAATGATAAATGACGAAATAGATCGTTTGCGTCATGCGGCGACCCAATCTCTTTTAACGCGCAATGATGTAATAATAGTAGCCTCAGTTTCTTGTATTTATGGACTTGGCGCGCCGGAAACATATGAAAAAATAAATTTGCATCTAAAAATCGGAGACGAGTTTGTTCGTGATGAGCTTACCGGTCGTCTTATTGATATGCAGTTTGAGCGCACGAACTCGGATTTAACTCGTGGACATTTTCGTTTGCGCGGAGAGGTATTGGAAATAATGCCGATAAGTGAAGAAATTATTTATCGTATAGAATTTAGTTCTTTGGATAAAAAGAATGAAAAAGTAAATAATATTGTTCTTATTGATCCTGTTACGCGAAAAATAAAATCAAAAGAACAGAGCGCCTGGGTTTTTCCGGCAAAGCATTTTATAACAAAAGAAAGCGAACGAAAAAAATCTTTAAAAGAAATAAATACCGAACTCGAAAAACGTTTAAAATTTTTTGAACGCGAAGGAAAGCTGTTGGAGGCTGAGCGTCTGGCTCGCCGGACAAAAAACGATATGGAGATGATACGCGAATTGGGATATTGCCATGGAATAGAAAATTATTCTCGTCATCTATCCGACAGAAAGGCAGGCGAAGCGCCGGATACTCTTTTAAGTTATTTTCCCAAGNNNNNNNNAACTATTATCGATGAATCGCATGTTACTATTCCGCAAATCGGCGGAATGTATGAGGGCGACGCTTCGCGGAAACGGACGCTTATTGAATATGGTTTTCGTCTACCGTCTGCAGCTGATAATCGTCCGCTAAGGTTTCCAGAATTTTTGTCGCGAACCGGACAGATGATTTTCACTTCTGCCACTCCGGGAAATTATGAAAAAGAAAATAGTTCGCAAACAGTAGAACAAATTATTCGTCCAACCGGACTTTTGGATCCAAAGATTACGATTTGTCCTATAACTGAAACGGAAAAAAATCTTTCGCAAGTTGATGACCTCCTAAAACGTATAAAAGAAAAAGTTGAAAAAGAGGAGCGTGTATTGGTGACAACTCTTACCAAAAAAATGGCAGAAGATTTATTTGAATATTTACATGAAGCAAAAATAAAAGCGAATTATATTCATAGCGATGTAAAAGCTTTGGATCGCATTAAAATTTTGACAGATTTCCGTAGAGGAAAGTTTGATTGTCTAGTCGGAGTAAATCTTCTTCGTGAAGGACTTGATTTGCCCGAGGTAACGATGGTGGCAATTTTGGATGCGGACAAAGAAGGATTTTTGCGGAGTGAAACTGCGCTTATCCAAACAATCGGCCGAGCGGCAAGAAATGTTCTGGGAGAAGTAATTCTTTACGCTGATAATATGACCGGCTCTATACGTCGGGCGTTTGATGAAACAAATCGCCGGCGTTCTTTGCAATTGGTATATAATAAGCGACACGGCATCACCCCGCAGACAATTATAAAAAATATTAAAAATATTTTGCCAGAAATAACAGAAACAGAAAAACAAGAAGATGCACCAATGAAGGGTAGAAGTAAAAAACAAATTATTTCTGAAAAAGAGCGTCAAATGAAAGAGGCGGCAAGTCGATTAGACTTTGAGACTGCGGCTATTTTACGCGACGAAATAAAAATTATAAAAAAAAACGACCTATGGGGTCGCGGGAGAAAGCGGTAG
- the uvrA gene encoding excinuclease ABC subunit A — MQDKIIIKGAREHNLKNISLELPRNKMIVFTGLSGSGKSSLAFDTIFAEGQRRYIESLSAYARQFLGKMDKPDVDEIEGLAPAISIDQKAHSANPRSTVATITEIYDYLRVLFARVGEPFCPVCKKKIQKMTVQEMVDVVLQKLEKEKIKSEDKLIIFSPIIRGRKGEYYQLLYDLYNKGFSEVAVDGKAHKLSEKIKLSRYKQHDIDLVIRKLTIAYPIQDNKVLQKELSEAIETSLEESDGLVKIAMPSGENILLSSKYSCPNDNFAFPEIEPRLFSFNSPYGACEYCHGIGTKFIFSDEVCPKCLGKRLKTEALHVLIGEKNINDVVNMSISEAVDFFSGLKLSAKQKEIAEAALREIKNRLTFMLDVGLNYLTLNRKAGTLSGGEAQRIRLASQVGSRLVGALYVLDEPTIGLHQRDNERLLKTLSELRDIGNTVIVVEHDEDTILMSDYMVDIGPSAGKNGGEIMAIGTLQEVLKNKNSLTAKYLRGELKVPMPESRRKNIKEKIVISGATEHNLKNIKVEIPLKKFVCLTGVSGSGKSTLMNDILYRAASKKINHSEARPGAYKKIEGLSYIDRVIVVDQSAIGRTPRSNPATYTGCWTYIRELFSTTPEARARGYKVGRFSFNRPGGRCEHCEGNGTIAIEMHFLPTVYVKCDVCKGKRFDRETLEIRYKGKNIADILDMEIDEADEFFKNIPHISDKLKVLRQVGLGYLELGQGAPTLSGGEAQRVKLAKELSKYYSLRFRQGLSRSLYLLDEPTVGLHYDDVKKLVAVLQELVSAGNTVLIIEHNLDIIKNADYIIDLGPEGGDKGGEIIATGTPEEVARMPKSYTGQYLRKVLGI; from the coding sequence ATGCAAGATAAAATTATTATAAAAGGAGCGCGTGAGCATAATCTCAAGAATATCAGCTTGGAGCTCCCGCGGAATAAGATGATTGTTTTTACGGGATTATCAGGTTCGGGAAAATCGAGCTTGGCTTTTGATACTATTTTTGCCGAAGGGCAACGCAGATATATTGAGTCTTTGTCTGCATATGCCCGTCAGTTTTTGGGCAAAATGGACAAGCCTGATGTTGATGAAATAGAGGGACTTGCGCCGGCAATTTCTATTGATCAAAAAGCGCATAGCGCCAATCCACGTTCAACTGTGGCGACTATTACTGAGATTTATGATTATCTGCGTGTTCTTTTTGCTCGCGTGGGAGAACCGTTTTGTCCGGTTTGCAAAAAGAAAATTCAGAAAATGACCGTTCAGGAAATGGTGGATGTAGTGCTTCAAAAATTGGAAAAAGAAAAAATAAAAAGCGAAGACAAATTAATTATTTTTTCTCCGATTATTCGCGGACGAAAAGGCGAATACTATCAACTTCTTTATGATTTATATAATAAAGGTTTTAGCGAAGTGGCAGTTGACGGCAAAGCTCATAAGCTTAGTGAAAAAATAAAGTTATCACGCTATAAACAACATGATATTGATTTGGTTATCAGAAAATTAACAATTGCGTATCCGATTCAAGATAATAAAGTTTTGCAAAAAGAATTATCCGAAGCAATAGAAACTTCTTTGGAAGAATCCGATGGTTTGGTAAAAATCGCTATGCCGTCGGGTGAAAATATTCTACTTTCGTCAAAATATTCTTGTCCGAATGACAATTTTGCATTTCCGGAAATAGAACCGCGACTTTTTTCATTTAACAGTCCGTATGGCGCTTGCGAATATTGTCATGGAATTGGAACAAAATTTATTTTTTCTGACGAGGTATGTCCGAAGTGTCTTGGCAAGCGTCTGAAGACAGAAGCACTTCATGTTTTAATCGGAGAAAAGAATATTAATGATGTTGTTAATATGTCAATAAGTGAAGCGGTAGATTTTTTTAGTGGATTAAAATTATCCGCAAAACAAAAAGAAATTGCCGAAGCCGCTCTCCGCGAAATAAAAAATCGTCTTACTTTTATGCTTGATGTTGGATTAAATTATCTAACATTAAATAGAAAAGCCGGAACATTATCCGGCGGGGAAGCGCAAAGAATTCGGCTTGCTTCGCAGGTTGGTTCGCGTCTAGTTGGCGCTCTTTATGTTCTTGATGAGCCGACAATCGGACTTCATCAACGCGATAATGAACGTTTGCTCAAAACATTATCCGAGCTTCGCGATATCGGCAATACGGTGATTGTGGTTGAGCATGATGAAGATACGATTTTGATGAGTGATTATATGGTTGATATTGGTCCGAGTGCAGGAAAAAATGGTGGAGAAATAATGGCGATAGGCACGTTGCAGGAAGTTTTGAAAAATAAAAATTCCTTAACCGCAAAATATCTCCGCGGAGAGTTAAAGGTGCCTATGCCGGAGAGTCGCAGAAAAAATATTAAAGAAAAAATTGTAATTTCCGGCGCAACCGAACATAATCTAAAAAATATAAAAGTTGAAATTCCTTTGAAAAAATTTGTTTGTCTTACGGGTGTTTCCGGTTCCGGAAAGTCAACATTAATGAATGATATTTTATATCGTGCGGCTTCCAAAAAGATAAATCATTCTGAAGCGCGTCCGGGCGCATATAAAAAGATAGAAGGACTCTCTTATATTGACCGGGTGATTGTTGTTGATCAGTCGGCAATCGGAAGAACCCCACGGAGTAATCCCGCAACATATACAGGATGCTGGACATATATTCGCGAACTTTTTTCCACTACGCCGGAAGCGCGCGCCAGAGGATATAAGGTAGGACGTTTCAGTTTCAACCGACCTGGCGGAAGATGTGAACATTGTGAAGGCAACGGAACTATTGCGATTGAAATGCATTTTTTGCCGACCGTTTATGTAAAATGTGATGTTTGCAAAGGCAAGAGGTTTGATCGTGAAACATTGGAGATAAGATATAAAGGAAAAAACATTGCCGATATTTTGGATATGGAAATAGACGAGGCTGACGAATTTTTTAAAAACATTCCACACATTAGCGATAAACTAAAAGTTTTGCGCCAAGTCGGGCTTGGATATTTGGAGCTTGGACAAGGCGCGCCGACGCTTTCAGGCGGAGAAGCTCAAAGAGTGAAACTTGCCAAAGAGCTTTCAAAATATTATTCACTCCGTTTCCGCCAAGGTCTCTCTCGCTCACTCTACCTTTTGGACGAACCAACTGTTGGTCTTCATTATGACGATGTAAAAAAACTTGTTGCCGTTTTGCAGGAATTGGTTTCTGCAGGAAATACGGTTCTCATTATTGAACATAATCTTGATATAATAAAAAATGCGGACTATATCATTGACCTTGGACCCGAAGGCGGGGATAAAGGTGGAGAAATTATTGCAACCGGCACACCGGAAGAAGTGGCGCGGATGCCTAAATCATACACAGGTCAATATTTACGTAAGGTTTTAGGGATTTAA
- a CDS encoding cell division/cell wall cluster transcriptional repressor MraZ produces the protein MFIGEYHHNMDDKGRLAIPAKFRAELERGVVLTRELDSCLSVYSAEEWDKRAEKLAKIPTTQTDPRSFVRSQLSGAMDMKLDGQGRIVLPDYLRKYAGLTREAVIVGLYNRLEIWDKTAWEKYRDSMEEKANEVAEKLGDFGI, from the coding sequence ATGTTTATTGGCGAATATCATCACAATATGGACGATAAAGGACGGCTGGCAATCCCAGCTAAGTTTAGGGCGGAATTGGAGCGAGGCGTTGTCTTAACTCGTGAGCTTGATAGTTGTTTATCTGTTTATTCGGCAGAGGAGTGGGATAAGCGTGCGGAAAAACTTGCTAAAATACCGACAACCCAGACCGACCCTCGTTCTTTTGTGCGTTCACAACTTTCCGGCGCAATGGATATGAAGCTTGATGGTCAGGGAAGAATTGTTTTGCCAGATTATCTTCGCAAATATGCAGGACTTACAAGAGAAGCTGTTATTGTCGGACTTTATAACCGTTTAGAAATTTGGGATAAAACCGCTTGGGAGAAATATCGTGATTCAATGGAAGAAAAGGCTAATGAGGTAGCGGAAAAGCTTGGAGATTTTGGAATATAA
- a CDS encoding 16S rRNA (cytosine(1402)-N(4))-methyltransferase → MNMYHNPVMIKEVLEEMNPQPGENFVDCTLGNAGHTIEILRRTKPDGRILGFELDIKASGEAKERLKEGGLLSRVEIIEDNFRNIKKYKNKLPKIDGILADLGLRSGQIEESGKGFSFNADEPLDMRFGLQGTSAEEIVNTYTMDELSHIFSEYGEEKNYQHIAKEIVKARKNKPIKTTSELAEIILDFYRQKLKTKKEIPWIGGIHPATRIFQAFRIEVNDELGALKKLLEDGSEILSSGGRIGIISYHSLEDRIVKRFYRTSPQLVIKTKKPIISSEEEVKKNRRARSAKFRVAIKE, encoded by the coding sequence ATAAATATGTATCATAATCCAGTAATGATTAAGGAGGTTTTGGAAGAAATGAATCCTCAACCCGGAGAAAATTTTGTTGATTGTACTTTGGGGAATGCAGGACATACGATAGAAATTTTAAGAAGAACGAAACCCGACGGTAGAATATTGGGTTTTGAATTAGACATCAAGGCGAGCGGGGAGGCAAAGGAACGGCTTAAAGAGGGGGGCCTTTTGAGCAGAGTGGAAATTATTGAAGATAATTTTCGTAACATTAAAAAATATAAAAACAAATTGCCAAAAATAGATGGTATCTTGGCTGACTTGGGCCTTCGGAGTGGACAGATAGAGGAAAGTGGAAAAGGATTTTCTTTTAATGCAGACGAGCCTCTTGATATGCGGTTTGGTTTGCAGGGAACGAGCGCGGAGGAGATTGTAAATACTTATACAATGGATGAGCTGTCGCATATTTTTAGTGAATATGGCGAGGAAAAAAATTATCAGCATATTGCAAAAGAAATTGTAAAAGCAAGAAAAAATAAACCGATAAAAACAACAAGTGAATTGGCGGAAATTATTTTGGATTTTTATCGCCAGAAATTAAAAACAAAAAAAGAGATTCCATGGATCGGGGGGATACATCCTGCAACACGTATTTTCCAGGCGTTTCGAATTGAAGTTAATGATGAGCTCGGAGCTTTAAAAAAATTATTAGAAGACGGGTCTGAGATTTTATCTTCTGGAGGAAGAATAGGTATTATTTCCTATCATTCTTTAGAAGATAGAATCGTCAAACGATTCTATAGAACTAGCCCCCAATTGGTCATAAAGACCAAAAAACCGATCATTTCAAGCGAGGAGGAGGTAAAAAAAAATCGGCGCGCAAGGAGCGCAAAGTTTCGTGTCGCCATTAAGGAATAA
- the murC gene encoding UDP-N-acetylmuramate--L-alanine ligase — translation MPYKKYKKIHFIGIGGIGVSAIAKWALLEGVDVSGSDMEESEITRELIKMQAKIFIGHKKENISSDIDLIVYSSAVPLSNPERQNKILQKSYFEFLGEITREKKLIAVSGTNGKSTTTAILGKILIDAGLDPLVIVGSKMNSFSHGNFNYGKGEYAVVEACEHNAHMLNLHPWSIVLTNIEADHLDFYKNLDNILEAFKKYVAKIEKGCFLVYNGDDKNSTEVAKTHTCRLISYGVHEGADFRFGERHIDGQRQLFSIFQGDEQLGDIEFYAPGLFNIYNAMAATSMAKALGIKFEIIKKSLAEFRGLWRRFEHIGEFNGAPIISDYGHHPHAIEATLLAAHEFYPERRVVLAFEPHQHHRTKALFADFVRSFDKADVLILGEIYNVAGREKGEDDNISSRKLADAIVEYWQSDENKQERTKHELFYCENHDEILQSLKQTIKNNDIVIIMGAGGVYKVALQLCK, via the coding sequence ATGCCATATAAAAAATACAAAAAGATTCATTTTATAGGAATTGGCGGAATAGGTGTGAGCGCTATTGCAAAATGGGCGCTTTTGGAGGGCGTAGATGTGAGCGGGTCGGATATGGAAGAATCAGAAATAACACGTGAGCTTATAAAAATGCAAGCCAAAATTTTTATTGGACACAAAAAAGAAAACATCTCAAGCGATATTGATTTGATTGTTTACTCCTCAGCCGTACCTCTGTCTAATCCGGAACGCCAAAATAAAATTTTACAAAAAAGTTATTTCGAATTTTTGGGAGAAATAACTCGTGAAAAAAAATTAATCGCAGTGTCTGGAACAAACGGCAAAAGTACCACAACCGCAATACTTGGAAAGATTTTGATTGATGCTGGGCTCGACCCGCTTGTTATAGTCGGTTCAAAAATGAATTCTTTTTCCCATGGAAATTTTAATTATGGAAAAGGAGAATATGCGGTTGTAGAAGCGTGCGAGCATAACGCCCATATGTTGAATTTGCATCCGTGGTCCATCGTTCTCACTAATATAGAAGCAGACCATTTAGATTTTTATAAAAATTTGGATAATATTTTGGAGGCATTCAAAAAATATGTTGCCAAAATAGAGAAAGGATGTTTTTTGGTTTACAACGGCGATGATAAAAATAGCACTGAAGTGGCAAAAACTCATACTTGTCGGCTTATTTCCTATGGTGTGCACGAGGGCGCGGATTTTAGATTTGGAGAAAGACACATAGATGGTCAACGACAGTTGTTTTCAATTTTTCAAGGTGATGAACAATTGGGTGATATAGAATTTTATGCCCCGGGGCTTTTTAATATTTATAACGCAATGGCAGCAACTTCTATGGCAAAGGCGCTTGGTATAAAATTTGAAATAATAAAAAAATCGCTTGCGGAGTTTCGAGGGCTTTGGCGTAGGTTTGAGCATATTGGAGAATTTAATGGCGCGCCGATTATTTCCGATTACGGTCATCATCCGCATGCAATAGAAGCAACTCTTTTGGCAGCGCATGAATTTTATCCGGAGAGAAGAGTGGTTTTGGCATTTGAACCGCATCAACATCATCGAACAAAAGCGTTGTTTGCTGATTTTGTTCGTAGTTTTGATAAAGCAGATGTTCTCATTTTGGGAGAAATATATAATGTTGCCGGTAGAGAGAAAGGCGAAGATGACAATATATCTTCGCGCAAACTCGCAGATGCTATTGTAGAATATTGGCAATCGGATGAAAACAAACAAGAACGAACAAAACACGAACTTTTTTATTGTGAAAATCATGACGAAATTTTACAATCCCTAAAGCAGACCATAAAGAATAATGATATTGTAATAATTATGGGAGCAGGAGGAGTTTACAAGGTTGCTTTGCAACTTTGTAAGTAA
- a CDS encoding UDP-N-acetylenolpyruvoylglucosamine reductase, with the protein MLNILENEPLSKYTTFHIGGPAKHLVIVKNIEELREALEWAKNNQKKYFILGGGSNLFFSDAGYDGLIIKSAFADIIIEETEAIVSAGMPLLLAVKRLAEAGFKGLENFAGIPGTIGGAVCGNAGAYGSSMSEVVLKAEILITEDYHIEQVKKEWFEFGYRKSKLKYWKDKNKPIILRVWLSLEKGDKEELLARVKEVMEKRKEKEPKGFCAGCAFKNIKGDVVAGLLEKFDFTLEERERFGSRKAIPTAWFIDNAGLRGRKIGGAYIAEEHANYIMNDGSATADHVLQLISFVKQRVRDKFGVQLEEEIQIIL; encoded by the coding sequence ATGTTAAATATTTTAGAAAACGAACCATTATCCAAATATACAACTTTTCATATCGGCGGTCCTGCTAAGCATCTTGTAATTGTAAAAAATATAGAAGAGCTCCGCGAAGCTTTGGAATGGGCTAAGAATAATCAAAAAAAATATTTTATTTTAGGCGGAGGCTCCAATTTGTTTTTTTCTGATGCCGGTTATGATGGATTAATTATAAAATCTGCCTTTGCGGATATAATAATAGAAGAAACAGAAGCTATTGTTAGTGCCGGTATGCCTCTTTTGTTAGCTGTAAAACGTTTGGCAGAAGCGGGATTTAAAGGTTTGGAAAATTTTGCAGGAATTCCCGGTACGATTGGCGGAGCTGTTTGTGGAAATGCCGGAGCTTATGGAAGCTCAATGAGCGAGGTGGTTTTGAAAGCCGAAATTTTGATTACAGAAGATTATCATATAGAACAGGTAAAAAAAGAATGGTTTGAGTTTGGGTATAGAAAGAGTAAGTTAAAATATTGGAAAGATAAAAATAAACCAATTATTTTGCGTGTTTGGCTTAGCCTTGAAAAAGGGGATAAGGAGGAGCTTTTGGCGCGTGTTAAAGAAGTTATGGAAAAAAGAAAAGAAAAAGAACCAAAAGGATTTTGTGCCGGTTGCGCTTTTAAAAATATAAAAGGAGATGTTGTTGCCGGACTTTTAGAAAAGTTTGACTTTACTCTTGAAGAGCGTGAACGCTTTGGTTCTCGCAAGGCAATTCCGACAGCCTGGTTTATTGATAATGCCGGGTTAAGAGGCAGAAAAATTGGCGGAGCATATATTGCCGAAGAACATGCCAACTATATAATGAATGACGGTTCTGCAACAGCCGACCATGTTTTGCAATTAATTTCATTTGTAAAACAACGGGTGCGTGATAAATTTGGCGTACAATTGGAAGAAGAAATACAAATAATATTATAA
- the raiA gene encoding ribosomal subunit interface protein, giving the protein MRLTNTKYTNIESSSALSEYLEEKISPLEKYLENFGTPHDLRVELEKTTRHHQSGPLFRAEANINIPGHFFRVEQTAEDIYSAIDMLKNDLERQLSDYSDKLRTKKCEGGREAKDMLHS; this is encoded by the coding sequence ATGAGATTAACAAATACAAAATATACAAACATAGAATCAAGTTCGGCATTAAGTGAATATTTGGAAGAAAAAATTAGTCCATTAGAAAAATATTTGGAAAATTTTGGTACTCCGCATGACTTGCGAGTAGAGTTAGAAAAAACCACACGTCATCATCAGTCGGGTCCGCTTTTCCGTGCCGAAGCTAACATCAATATTCCCGGGCATTTTTTTCGTGTAGAGCAAACAGCGGAAGATATTTATTCGGCCATTGATATGTTGAAAAATGATTTGGAGCGCCAACTCTCCGACTATTCGGATAAGTTGCGCACAAAAAAATGCGAGGGTGGACGTGAGGCAAAAGATATGCTACACTCATAA